The segment TTCACGGTCTGGACGATCCCGGTAAGGTGTGGCAGAATTTGGCCCCTACACTGGTTAAACAAGATTATAATGTATGGCTGATGCGCTACCCCAATGACCAGCCGATCGTGGAGTCGGCCCAGCTGTTTTTCGGCAAGCTGCAGGAGTTTAAACAACAAGGCATCAATTCCATTTCGATTGTAGCCCACAGCATGGGGGGTCTGGTTACCCGAGAAATGCTCACCCGTCCGGAAATAGACTATGGCAGATCAGCAGATCGCCATCAGGTGCCTATGGTCGAAGCTTTCATTATGGTGGGAACACCCAATCATGGTTCTCAGCTGGCAAGATTCCGGGTGTTTGCTGAAATGCGTGATCAACTGGAGCGTTTGGTAAAAGGCGAAGCAGACTGGCTGGGGTCCATTATCGACGGTGTCGGCGAGGCCAAGATCGACCTGCTGCCGGGAAGCCGTTTTTTAACCGAGCTCAATGCCCGACCGCACCCGGCGGGGTTAGAAATGTTGATTATTGCCGGTGTGACCAGCCCCTGGAAGGAAAGTGAAATCAACCGCTGGGTGACTGACGTACGTCGAAAAGTGCCGCCTGAGCAGCAAAAATGGGTGGATGACCTGGGAAAAGATATGATTGCCCTAACCCATGGATTGGGGGATGGCCTGGTGACAGTCGCGTCAACCCAACTGGCAGGGGTGCCCCACCGGACAGTGGACGGCACCCACCTGTCGATGATTCGCAATATTACGCTCAGCAGCCAACGCATACCACCGGCGGTGCCCATCATTGTCAATCAGCTCAAGGGTCAAGAAACTCAATAAGGTTTCAGGTTTCAGTGTTCAGGTGTCAGTCTTTGGCCCGGAGGGCCTAACCTTTGCCTTGAAAGCTGTGGACAAAAAGCGTTTCAAGAGAGATTGCATGCCACGGAATAAAAGTTGAATGCTGACACCTGACACCTGATCCGCCTTCGGCGGAAACACTGAAACCTTATGAAAAACCAAATTCTAAAATCAACTTCGAGACTCAATACCTACTTTCTGGAGTTTTTAGACTTTGTAGCAACCCGCATTCCCACAAACCAGGCGATCACCACCACCAGATAAAGCTGACCGATCACCGCCTCCAGAGCCGAGAACATTTTGGCCACGTTGGTAAGGGGGGTAATATCACCAAAGCCCAAAGTGGTCAGCGTCACAAAACTATAATATTCAAATAACAGTAAATTACCTAGTCCCCCTGACAAATTAAAGGCGGCCGCATCGATCAGATACAATAGCATGTAAACCATGGCCCACATCTTCGCGATCAAAATATAAAGCAGCATGGCCGCATAAACCACCTCCCGGGAGACCGTCTCTGTTTTAATAATCAACATTAAGGTGTTTTTGGTCACAACAAGCGTTAATAAAATACCGCATATCATACTTACCGTAGAAAAAATATCATGTTCAAAGAAATTATCCAGCCACATCGTCAAGATCATTATGCCCGCCAAAACACCGCCAAAATAGAGCAGACGTTTTCTGTTGGTGATTAGATACAGCATACATATGACGGTGGCTGTCATAAAGACATCGATCAGGTTGCTGACAGCCACGAAAGACTCCAGAATCGGCCCGACAATCAGCAGAGACAGGATGAGAACCGTCAGGATTAAAAATCGTTCGCTTGTTTGCATTACCTGGTGTAGTGATTTCAACTAAAGTGTCCTTTGTGTGTATTCTGGTCGATTGATAACTGTTTCGACTCTCATTGCTGCTCAGTTTCGAGTCTGTTCCGGGCATGTTCCACCGCGGCATCACAGGGATTGGCCTCACCGGTGCCGCGGTCACTAAAGGCAAAGACCAGGAAAGCAGGATTGACCAGGCCTGCCAAAATGCCCGAACCGGCCACCTGACGTCTCCGGGGGAGCCGGGTGACCGATACTTCCGGTTCGGTC is part of the Desulfobacterales bacterium genome and harbors:
- a CDS encoding potassium channel family protein, with product MKSLHQVMQTSERFLILTVLILSLLIVGPILESFVAVSNLIDVFMTATVICMLYLITNRKRLLYFGGVLAGIMILTMWLDNFFEHDIFSTVSMICGILLTLVVTKNTLMLIIKTETVSREVVYAAMLLYILIAKMWAMVYMLLYLIDAAAFNLSGGLGNLLLFEYYSFVTLTTLGFGDITPLTNVAKMFSALEAVIGQLYLVVVIAWFVGMRVATKSKNSRK